One stretch of Anguilla anguilla isolate fAngAng1 chromosome 5, fAngAng1.pri, whole genome shotgun sequence DNA includes these proteins:
- the LOC118227151 gene encoding hepatic triacylglycerol lipase-like — MGVIKILACLLIFSHLSDGQRTGRKETDTVKASYVPQSVFRLYSEGGSLKDACTLQPYVPQSLHSCRFNTSNPLIIIIHGWTVDGRMDSWVHELAVALKSTLRDVNVVICDWLTLAYRHYPTAAQNTRVAGRDVAHLLQWLEESSQFPPDKVHLIGYCLGAHASGFAGSYFTGSRKLGRITGLDPTGPAFEGMSHTDRLSPDDAKFVDAIHTFTQQHMGLSMGIQQPVGHFDFYPNGGAFQPGCDISTLFSHLSQYGLGGFQKSVKCSHERAVYLFIDSLLNRDKQSTAYWCKDESAFNRGACLDCRRNRCNRLGHDIKRAQTKTSKKLYLKTRSHQPYKVYHYQLKIQFINQVENIKPTLTISLTGTKEESEKMPFTFVDGVAGNKTHTFLVTLDSDIGDLMLFKLHWEGRPVLATVWNTMQTFIPWGRDRKRPGLNLGNIRIKTGDTQTKVSFCAKTNDETNLQPSQEITFVRCQARRQKQQRKRIHS; from the exons ATGGGAGTCATAAAAATCCTGGCTTGCTTGCTGATCTTTTCCCATCTCAGTGATGGACAGAGAACAGGAAGAAAGGAAACGG ACACTGTGAAGGCGTCATACGTTCCACAGTCTGTCTTCCGGCTGTATTCAGAGGGAGGCTCCCTAAAAGACGCCTGCACTCTCCAGCCATACGTTCCACAGTCTTTACACTCCTGCAGGTTCAACACCTCAAACCCCTTGATCATCATCATCCACGGGTGGACG GTAGATGGGAGGATGGACAGCTGGGTGCACGAGCTGGCGGTAGCTCTGAAGTCCACCCTGAGAGACGTCAACGTGGtgatctgtgattggctcacTCTGGCCTACCGACACTACCCCACTGCTGCACAGAACACCCGGGTGGCAGGGCGGGATGTGGCCCACCTGCTGCAGTGGCTGGAg GAGTCTTCCCAGTTTCCCCCTGACAAGGTCCATCTGATTGGATATTGCTTGGGTGCTCATGCTTCAGGATTCGCTGGTAGCTATTTCACTGGATCCAGAAAGCTTGGACGCATCACAG GACTGGACCCTACAGGCCCAGCGTTTGAGGGGATGTCCCACACTGATAGGCTGTCTCCTGATGACGCTAAATTTGTAGATGCCATTCATACCTTTACCCAGCAGCACATGGGACTGAGCATGGGCATCCAGCAGCCAGTGGGGCACTTTGACTTCTACCCCAACGGAGGAGCCTTCCAACCGGGCTGTGATATAAGCACGCTATTTTCTCACTTGTCACAGTATGGACTAGGCG GTTTCCAAAAGTCAGTGAAATGCTCTCACGAGCGAGCCGTCTACCTGTTCATCGACTCCCTGTTGAACAGAGACAAGCAGAGCACGGCCTACTGGTGCAAGGACGAGAGCGCCTTCAACAGGGGCGCCTGCCTGGACTGCCGCAGGAACCGCTGCAACAGACTGGGCCATGACATAAAGAGGGCGCAAACCAAGACCAGCAAGAAACTGTACCTGAAGACCCGCTCCCACCAGCCTTACAAAG TCTACCACTATCAACTGAAGATACAATTCATAAACCAGGTGGAGAACATCAAACCCACCctcaccatctctctcactggtaccaaggaagagagtgagaaaatGCCCTTCACTTT tGTTGACGGGGTAGCAGGTAACAAGACACACACCTTCCTGGTCACCCTGGACTCAGATATTGGTGACCTGATGTTGTTCAAGCTCCACTGGGAGGGCAGGCCAGTCCTGGCCACCGTGTGGAACACGATGCAGACCTTTATCCCCTGGGGTAGAGACAGGAAGAGGCCAGGACTCAACTTAGGCAATATACGTATCAAGACAGGGGATACACAGACAAA GGTGTCATTTTGTGCCAAGACGAACGATGAAACTAATCTTCAACCGTCGCAGGAGATAACATTTGTGCGCTGCCAAGCGAGACGTCAGAAACAACAAAGGAAGCGAATACACAGCTAA